One Corallococcus exiguus DNA segment encodes these proteins:
- a CDS encoding MBL fold metallo-hydrolase, whose product MISASAPFRPLPLLPEARTERSPGARLQKLRRAAQEAREAFVREGPVAAVATCDLITFPYPTLFAFSGAALSPAPYVMMTNRMQVVQFAEAGTGQRRTLLFNPTDYERGHAAPFYRALRERYGAFLSDKVMSTRHGTVQGYLEQLGLTPSDVDYLAFDHLHIQDLRGWLGGDGAPPVFPRAKLLVQRAEWTMVKHLHPMQHVWFVPGGADIPDERVVLLDGDTWLGQGAALLSTPGHTQGNMSLAVATANEVFVVSENGVSTESYTPLLSRIPGVRRFAEQMGWEVVLNGNTREDSLEQYASMVVEKLFAGPSAHDASFVNFHPSSLLTSHLLAPGLGPTVVLPAPNTGGLHPTPAVRRAA is encoded by the coding sequence ATGATTTCCGCTTCTGCCCCATTCCGTCCCCTGCCCCTCCTGCCCGAGGCCCGCACCGAGCGTTCGCCCGGCGCCCGTCTCCAGAAGCTGCGCCGCGCCGCGCAGGAGGCCCGCGAAGCCTTCGTCCGGGAAGGCCCGGTGGCGGCGGTGGCCACATGCGACCTCATCACGTTCCCCTACCCCACGCTGTTCGCCTTCAGCGGGGCGGCGCTGTCACCAGCTCCCTACGTGATGATGACCAACCGCATGCAGGTGGTGCAGTTCGCGGAAGCAGGCACCGGCCAGCGGCGCACGCTGCTCTTCAACCCCACCGACTACGAGCGGGGCCACGCGGCGCCCTTCTACCGCGCGCTGCGCGAGCGCTACGGCGCGTTCCTCTCCGACAAGGTGATGTCCACCCGCCACGGCACGGTGCAGGGCTACCTGGAGCAGCTGGGGCTGACGCCGTCGGACGTGGACTACCTGGCCTTCGACCACCTGCACATCCAGGACCTGCGCGGCTGGCTGGGCGGTGACGGCGCCCCGCCCGTGTTCCCCCGGGCGAAGCTGCTGGTGCAGCGCGCGGAGTGGACCATGGTGAAGCACCTGCACCCCATGCAGCACGTGTGGTTCGTGCCCGGCGGCGCGGACATCCCCGACGAGCGCGTGGTGCTCCTGGACGGGGACACGTGGCTGGGCCAGGGCGCGGCGCTGCTCAGCACGCCCGGCCACACGCAGGGGAACATGTCCCTGGCGGTGGCCACCGCGAATGAAGTCTTCGTGGTGAGCGAGAACGGCGTGAGCACGGAGAGCTACACGCCGCTGTTGTCGCGCATCCCCGGCGTGCGCCGCTTCGCGGAGCAGATGGGCTGGGAGGTGGTGCTCAACGGAAACACGCGCGAGGACTCGCTGGAGCAGTACGCGTCCATGGTGGTGGAGAAGCTTTTCGCGGGCCCGTCCGCGCATGACGCGTCGTTCGTGAACTTCCACCCGTCCTCGCTGCTCACCTCGCACCTCCTGGCCCCGGGCCTGGGGCCCACCGTGGTGCTGCCCGCGCCGAACACGGGCGGGCTGCACCCCACGCCCGCGGTGAGGCGCGCGGCGTAG
- the ruvB gene encoding Holliday junction branch migration DNA helicase RuvB, which produces MAMARKSDDTLSGDVQPEDIRLEVSLRPRSFDEYVGQGAVVEKLKVYVAAAKSRGDSLDHCLFSGPPGLGKTSLAYIIANELGVGIHVTSGPALEKKGDLAGLLTNLNERDILFIDEIHRLNAAVEEYLYPAMEDFRLDITIDTGPAARAMKIDLPPFTLVGATTRTGLLTSPLRDRFQIQDRLEYYEPKFLEQILDRSARILGVPLDRAASREISTRSRGTPRIANRLLRRLRDFAQVEGNGRITYDLAHDSLSRLGVDASGLDAMDRKILLTILEKFGGGPVGVETIAASVGEQRDTIEDVYEPFLMQEGFLMRTPRGRTATLRTYQYFKKTPPPSSPQGALF; this is translated from the coding sequence ATGGCGATGGCGAGGAAGTCCGACGACACCCTCTCGGGAGATGTTCAGCCGGAAGACATCCGGCTGGAGGTCTCCCTGCGCCCGCGCTCCTTCGACGAGTACGTGGGGCAGGGTGCGGTCGTCGAAAAGCTCAAGGTGTACGTGGCCGCGGCGAAGAGCCGGGGTGACTCGCTGGACCACTGCCTGTTCTCCGGCCCTCCCGGCCTGGGCAAGACGTCGCTCGCGTACATCATCGCGAACGAATTGGGCGTGGGCATCCACGTCACCAGCGGCCCCGCGCTGGAGAAGAAGGGCGACCTGGCGGGTCTGCTCACCAACCTCAACGAGCGGGACATCCTCTTCATCGACGAAATCCACCGCCTCAATGCCGCCGTGGAGGAATACCTCTACCCGGCGATGGAGGACTTCCGGCTGGACATCACCATCGACACCGGGCCCGCCGCCCGCGCGATGAAGATTGATTTGCCGCCCTTCACGCTGGTGGGCGCCACCACGCGCACGGGCCTGCTCACGTCCCCGCTGCGCGACCGCTTCCAGATTCAGGATCGCCTGGAGTACTACGAGCCGAAGTTCCTGGAGCAGATTCTCGACCGCTCCGCGCGCATCCTCGGCGTACCCCTGGACCGCGCCGCCAGCCGCGAAATCTCCACCCGCTCGCGCGGCACGCCCCGCATCGCCAACCGGCTGTTGCGCCGCCTGCGCGACTTCGCCCAGGTGGAGGGCAATGGCCGCATCACCTACGACCTGGCGCACGACTCGCTGAGCCGCCTGGGCGTGGACGCCAGCGGCCTGGATGCGATGGACCGCAAGATCCTCCTCACCATCCTGGAGAAGTTCGGCGGCGGTCCGGTGGGCGTGGAGACCATCGCCGCGAGCGTGGGCGAACAGCGCGACACCATCGAGGACGTCTACGAGCCCTTCCTGATGCAGGAGGGCTTCCTCATGCGCACGCCCCGGGGCCGCACCGCCACGCTGCGCACCTACCAGTACTTCAAGAAGACGCCGCCCCCCAGCTCCCCGCAAGGGGCGCTCTTCTAG